A portion of the Rhinolophus sinicus isolate RSC01 linkage group LG03, ASM3656204v1, whole genome shotgun sequence genome contains these proteins:
- the NCF1 gene encoding neutrophil cytosol factor 1 isoform X1: protein MGDTFIRHIALLGFEKRFVPSQHYVYMFLVKWQDLSEKVVYRRFTEIYEFHKTLKELFPIEAGDISSESRIIPHLPAPRWFDGQRAAESRQGTLTEYCNALMGLPVKISRCPHVLDFFKVRPDDLKLPTDSQVKKPETYLVPKDGKSNAADITGPIILQTYRAVADYEKSSRTEMALATGDVVDVVEKSESGWWFCQMKTKRGWVPASYLEPLDSPDEVEDPEPNYAGEPYVTIKTYTAILEDEVSLKQGETIEVIHKLLDGWWVIRKEDVTGYFPSMYLQKAGEDIAQAQRQIKSRGAPPRRSSISNAHSIHQRSRKRISQDTYRRNSVRFLQQRRRQTRSEQQGARSPLTEEQPQTERPKPQPAVPPRPSADLILNRCSESTKRKLASAV from the exons GTGGTCTACCGGCGGTTCACCGAGATCTATGAGTTTCAC AAAACCTTAAAGGAACTGTTTCCTATCGAGGCAGGAGACATCAGCTCAGAGAGCAGGATCatcccccacctgccag CGCCGCGGTGGTTTGACGGGCAGCGGGCAGCCGAGAGCCGCCAGGGCACGCTCACCGAGTACTGCAATGCACTCATGGGCCTGCCGGTCAAGATCTCCCGCTGCCCGCACGTCCTGGACTTCTTCAAGGTGCGGCCAGACGACCTCAAGCTCCCCACGGACAGCCA GGTGAAAAAGCCGGAGACATACCTGGTGCCTAAAGATGGCAAGAGTAACGCTGCGG ACATCACGGGCCCCATCATCCTGCAGACATACCGGGCCGTTGCTGACTACGAGAAGAGCTCGCGCACGGAGATGGCTCTGGCCACAGGCGACGTGGTGGACGTCGTGGAGAAGAGCGAGAGTG GTTGGTGGTTCTGTCAAATGAAGACAAAGCGCGGCTGGGTCCCGGCGTCCTACTTGGAGCCCCTGGACAGTCCTGACGAGGTGGAGGACCCAGAACCCAACTATGCAG GTGAGCCCTATGTCACCATCAAAACCTACACTGCCATATTGGAGGACGAGGTGTCCTTGAAGCAGGGTGAAACCATTGAGGTCATTCATAAGCTCCTGGACGGCTGGTGGGTCATCAG GAAAGAAGATGTCACAGGCTACTTCCCGTCCATGTACCTGCAGAAGGCAGGGGAGGACATAGCCCAGGCCCAACGCCAGATCAAGAGCCGAGGGGCACCACCCCGCAG GTCGTCCATCAGCAATGCGCACAGCATCCACCAGCGATCACGGAAGCGCATCAGCCAGGACACCTATCGGCGCAATAGCGTCCGCTTTTTGCAGCAGCGCCGCCGCCAGACGCGGTCGGAGCAGCAGGGTGCAAGGAGCCCGCTGA CAGAGGAGCAGCCGCAGACCGAGCGCCCGAAGCCGCAGCCGGCAGTGCCCCCACGGCCCAGCGCAGACCTCATCCTGAACCGCTGCAGCGAGAGCACCAAGCGGAAGCTGGCGTCGGCTGTCTGA
- the NCF1 gene encoding neutrophil cytosol factor 1 isoform X2: protein MGDTFIRHIALLGFEKRFVPSQHYVYMFLVKWQDLSEKVVYRRFTEIYEFHKTLKELFPIEAGDISSESRIIPHLPAPRWFDGQRAAESRQGTLTEYCNALMGLPVKISRCPHVLDFFKVRPDDLKLPTDSQVKKPETYLVPKDGKSNAADITGPIILQTYRAVADYEKSSRTEMALATGDVVDVVEKSESGWWFCQMKTKRGWVPASYLEPLDSPDEVEDPEPNYAGEPYVTIKTYTAILEDEVSLKQGETIEVIHKLLDGWWVIRKEDVTGYFPSMYLQKAGEDIAQAQRQIKSRGAPPRRSSISNAHSIHQRSRKRISQDTYRRNSVRFLQQRRRQTRSEQQGARSPLKEQPQTERPKPQPAVPPRPSADLILNRCSESTKRKLASAV from the exons GTGGTCTACCGGCGGTTCACCGAGATCTATGAGTTTCAC AAAACCTTAAAGGAACTGTTTCCTATCGAGGCAGGAGACATCAGCTCAGAGAGCAGGATCatcccccacctgccag CGCCGCGGTGGTTTGACGGGCAGCGGGCAGCCGAGAGCCGCCAGGGCACGCTCACCGAGTACTGCAATGCACTCATGGGCCTGCCGGTCAAGATCTCCCGCTGCCCGCACGTCCTGGACTTCTTCAAGGTGCGGCCAGACGACCTCAAGCTCCCCACGGACAGCCA GGTGAAAAAGCCGGAGACATACCTGGTGCCTAAAGATGGCAAGAGTAACGCTGCGG ACATCACGGGCCCCATCATCCTGCAGACATACCGGGCCGTTGCTGACTACGAGAAGAGCTCGCGCACGGAGATGGCTCTGGCCACAGGCGACGTGGTGGACGTCGTGGAGAAGAGCGAGAGTG GTTGGTGGTTCTGTCAAATGAAGACAAAGCGCGGCTGGGTCCCGGCGTCCTACTTGGAGCCCCTGGACAGTCCTGACGAGGTGGAGGACCCAGAACCCAACTATGCAG GTGAGCCCTATGTCACCATCAAAACCTACACTGCCATATTGGAGGACGAGGTGTCCTTGAAGCAGGGTGAAACCATTGAGGTCATTCATAAGCTCCTGGACGGCTGGTGGGTCATCAG GAAAGAAGATGTCACAGGCTACTTCCCGTCCATGTACCTGCAGAAGGCAGGGGAGGACATAGCCCAGGCCCAACGCCAGATCAAGAGCCGAGGGGCACCACCCCGCAG GTCGTCCATCAGCAATGCGCACAGCATCCACCAGCGATCACGGAAGCGCATCAGCCAGGACACCTATCGGCGCAATAGCGTCCGCTTTTTGCAGCAGCGCCGCCGCCAGACGCGGTCGGAGCAGCAGGGTGCAAGGAGCCCGCTGA AGGAGCAGCCGCAGACCGAGCGCCCGAAGCCGCAGCCGGCAGTGCCCCCACGGCCCAGCGCAGACCTCATCCTGAACCGCTGCAGCGAGAGCACCAAGCGGAAGCTGGCGTCGGCTGTCTGA